A region of Scleropages formosus chromosome 2, fSclFor1.1, whole genome shotgun sequence DNA encodes the following proteins:
- the ccdc59 gene encoding thyroid transcription factor 1-associated protein 26 homolog isoform X1: protein MAPTDRKMKNKGDMNAKGVKKNLLKGNRSTSGKTKRKWVPQQKVFVGSIQEGQGFALNRRQKVHYEYKKLLRKGDLRAQSKVRFEEEYPEHLKHLYAAEAEKLSREEESKRRNRSKRLAAASEEGHPEAESPQAPSVPEEIAAPSLVPVSAPSGRKKMRGKTSYQKTKEEYERIREKRAKKKEAYLRSKEQREEALRIYKQKKLQMYQILSKKTKKGQPNLNAQMEFLLQKIQDGKK, encoded by the exons ATGGCACCGACAGATCggaaaatgaagaataaaggaGATATGAACGCGAAGGGTGTTAAAAAGAATCTTTTGAAAGGAAACCGATCGACTTCCGGAAAAACTAAACGGAAATGGGTTCCTCAGCAAAAAGTTTTTGTCGGCAGTATACAGGAAG GGCAAGGTTTTGCCCTTAACAGGAGGCAGAAGGTGCACTACGAGTACAAGAAGCTGCTGCGCAAGGGCGACCTGAGAGCGCAGAGCAAGGTGCGCTTCGAGGAGGAATATCCCGAACACTTAAAGCATCTCTACGCGGCTGAGGCTGAGAAACTCAGCAGGGAAGAAGAATCTAAAAGACGAAACAGGAGTAAAAGACTGGCGGCCGCCTCCGAGGAGGGTCACCCCGAAGCCGAATCGCCGCAAGCTCCCAGCGTCCCCGAGGAGATCGCCGCGCCGTCCCTCGTCCCCGTGTCGGCGCCCAGCGG TAGAAAGAAAATGAGAGGAAAGACCTCTTACCAGAAGACGAAAGAGGAGTACGAGAGGATCCGCGAGAAGCGCGCCAAAAAGAAAGAG GCTTACCTAAGGAGCAAAGAGCAGAGAGAAGAGGCTCTGAGAATATACAAGCAGAAGAAACTTCAGATGTATCAGATCCTgagcaaaaagacaaagaagggTCAGCCCAACCTAAACGCGCAGATGGAGTTCCTGCTGCAGAAAATCCAGGACGGCaagaaatga
- the ccdc59 gene encoding thyroid transcription factor 1-associated protein 26 homolog isoform X2 → MAPTDRKMKNKGDMNAKGVKKNLLKGNRSTSGKTKRKWVPQQKVFVGSIQEGQGFALNRRQKVHYEYKKLLRKGDLRAQSKVRFEEEYPEHLKHLYAAEAEKLSREEESKRRNRSKRLAAASEEGHPEAESPQAPSVPEEIAAPSLVPVSAPSGKKMRGKTSYQKTKEEYERIREKRAKKKEAYLRSKEQREEALRIYKQKKLQMYQILSKKTKKGQPNLNAQMEFLLQKIQDGKK, encoded by the exons ATGGCACCGACAGATCggaaaatgaagaataaaggaGATATGAACGCGAAGGGTGTTAAAAAGAATCTTTTGAAAGGAAACCGATCGACTTCCGGAAAAACTAAACGGAAATGGGTTCCTCAGCAAAAAGTTTTTGTCGGCAGTATACAGGAAG GGCAAGGTTTTGCCCTTAACAGGAGGCAGAAGGTGCACTACGAGTACAAGAAGCTGCTGCGCAAGGGCGACCTGAGAGCGCAGAGCAAGGTGCGCTTCGAGGAGGAATATCCCGAACACTTAAAGCATCTCTACGCGGCTGAGGCTGAGAAACTCAGCAGGGAAGAAGAATCTAAAAGACGAAACAGGAGTAAAAGACTGGCGGCCGCCTCCGAGGAGGGTCACCCCGAAGCCGAATCGCCGCAAGCTCCCAGCGTCCCCGAGGAGATCGCCGCGCCGTCCCTCGTCCCCGTGTCGGCGCCCAGCGG AAAGAAAATGAGAGGAAAGACCTCTTACCAGAAGACGAAAGAGGAGTACGAGAGGATCCGCGAGAAGCGCGCCAAAAAGAAAGAG GCTTACCTAAGGAGCAAAGAGCAGAGAGAAGAGGCTCTGAGAATATACAAGCAGAAGAAACTTCAGATGTATCAGATCCTgagcaaaaagacaaagaagggTCAGCCCAACCTAAACGCGCAGATGGAGTTCCTGCTGCAGAAAATCCAGGACGGCaagaaatga